From the genome of Triticum aestivum cultivar Chinese Spring chromosome 1A, IWGSC CS RefSeq v2.1, whole genome shotgun sequence:
caaagaactgtttgtgatatacatacctacggaattttttttctaggattcaccgtgtgggatgtacatatctacgaaaatgtttttctcggattaccgtgtgggatgtacatacctacgaaaatgattgggtttcgatgcctcgcccgatcgcacacgagctcatttggttTCCCATGAGGGCCtatcccgacggtttctgggtcatgtgggaaggacccccctatcgcccacgctcacttggcgacggttccaaatgtcatcgcggaaaggggttaaaaccgtttgtatagcacgtcgttGTACCAGTGTTTAACGATCTCCTATGTTCAGGAGGCTTTGTAATGGGTAAAATCATCGCCGTGAAAATACATTGTCAATGGCCGTGGCTACAACATgagtactatcttgcagatggcatctatcctcaGTGGTGGCATTTGTAACCACGCGGCAACAAACAAAGCCACTTTGCACAATGCAGGAAGCgactaggaaggatgtggagagggcattcagAGTGCTTCAAACTCGTTGGGGAATTGTTCGTGGAGCTACAATGATGTGGGAATGAGAAACTTTGTGGcagctgatgacatgttgtgttattttttACAATATAATTATCAAGGATGAGGGGGATGGTGTTGCCCAAACAAAATGATTTTGAAGCATCTGGGGAACAAGTTCAAATCTTGAAAGAACAAGATGAAAATCAGCTTATGAATCTTCtgcagatgcatcagaatcttcgagatcATCAGGGACACACACTGCTACTCGGTGATCTTGTGAAACATATGTGGACTAACAATGAAAACCAAAAGGctaatgtttgagttgtgcacttaAACTAAATTTTATTTAAGAACTATGCATTTTTGCTACCAACCTTTGTTATTTACGTATGGCATTGGCGTGTATGATGGACGTGCATGGattggtcctttttagtctgcatataagttttattCAAAGTCAAAGTATCTCTGCTTTGACCAAACTATATTTATAAAAAAAGCATCAACATTGACAATGTCAAGTCAATATTTTAGATTCATTATGAATatagtttcatagtatatatatttggtattgtagatgttgatatcttttaatatatatttggtcaaattttgcaaagtttgacttgataCAAATTCAATACGCATGCGGAGTAAAAATGACCAGAGGAAGTATACGAGAGTCCGAATTTAAGATATATGGATGCTGGACATGAAATACAAAGGGCCGTCCGGATGCATCCGCAGGAGTGCTCTCGCGCGTCTACAGATGTATAGAAGCCGGATTTGTCAAATTCGGTTGTAAATACCTCTTAGGTGTGCATGGGATGGACAAATTCTACTGCCCGTACAGAAAAACGATGTAACAGGGCAGCTCGCGCGCTCGTGTCGGTCGCCGTTGGATCGAGGAGAGAGATATGATCCGACCGGGCCAACTGGAGCGAACGCGACAGGCCACCAAAGCACGCATGCATGTCACTTGCATGTACACACACGATCTACTCCGTAATCGATAGGGTTCCCGTGATAGCGCATTTGCATAATGGATTACGCCGCTGTAGAGATAAATAATTCATTCAGTTTGGTCGCTAGCCTCCGCTAAATCTCAGGGCGGCGTACGTGCACGTGAGTGCGCACATGCACGGtcgcgcggtggcggtggcggtggcggagcgcGCATGGCCGATCGCTCCATCGAACCGCATTTATGGCTAGCTAGCGAGGTAGAGCAGGGAGAAAGGAGCGACAGTGGAACCGTATGTGATGATGCATCCATATggggatcgatcgatcgatcggtgCCACCGACAGATTGATTGGTCCGTTGCCAGCCAGTCTGGCAGTGGCAGGTTAAGCCAAATCGTCGTCTCTACGCGTGACGATCCAGTGATACTCTGTCTACTGTCTGCGAGTGAGCGGCTACTAGCAGCTACTCTATCTAGCTTGGTTTCACTGGCCTTGCGAGCGGGCTATAGCTGCGAGTGGTACCTGGCTAGCTTCTACATATGCTCGATGGACTCACTGTGCGGCGCGGCTGCCGCACAACAAAACCGACGCATCTCTGGTGTGGTCACGGGCTGGCGGGCGGTCCAGTATTTCCATTCGGTGCATGCCAAAAACCCATGCAGCAAAACTACAGTTGCTACTTTCGCTCCGGTGCGCGGGGCTTCATCGCCTAGGATGGCAAAATCCTAGTAGCTCCTATTTTGCTGTAGTGCTATGCAGGTGCGTAATTAAACACGATTAACAGCTGACAGATACTATTTACTTGCATGCGATTGCAATTTCCGCGTCCacagtttttttttctctttttgaggGACCGCGCGTCCACGGCCTGGTGTGGACGAGTGAGGCAGTCGTCGTGGGTGGTGGCGCGCCCACCGCTCGCTCactggctcactcactccctcactACTCCACCGAGCTGACTGATTAAATGCGATCAGCCAAACCCATCTTGTAATGCAACGCTAACAGCCGAGACAAAGCTAGCCAACAGTATGATGTACGACCGGCCACATCGAATTAAAGAAAGAAACTCACGCGCGTAGATGTGCAGCTCCACTTTAGCCATACTGCGCGCGTGCATGGGGCCGGGATCCACTCGTTCGGTTGACGTTGAACATGCAAGGAAATCAGCCAATCTTTGCAATCAGGACGAAACAGTCGGTCTAAAAAAAGCATGTGACTTGTTTTCACCGGATGTACCTACATGACAGTAAATCATTTATTTGTAAAACTATTGATGTTTGCTTTGGGTTGGCCGAGTCGGGGCGTTTCCAATTAACCCATGATAATAATGCACTCGGTTGTtattgaggaggaagaagaagaggacgatggtGATGGGAGTGGGCGCGTGCCTAACCGTCGTCAATGGGGCCTTTAAAACTCCCCGAGTGTCCGGCGTATACACAAACAGAGGGCGGCCAGGCCACTCCTAGAGACACCTCCCATAATTGCCTGCCCAATCAACCTGCCAATTCTCGTTTCTTAATCTGGTCGTTTTGTTTAGGAGTAATAATCCTTGTGGTTTTATATTCATTCAGCTTCAGATCTAATCCAGTAATGGAGTAGTAACGTAAATCTCCTTGGCGTGCCGAGAGCCGATCAGCCGACAGGCATCTGCCTTCCTTCCCCGCCAGCAGCTATATATCGACCGACCGATCGATCGATCGTCTTCAAGGCCTCGCAACCTCTGCTCCCCTGTCCCGTTTGGCTCCAAACTTCCAATTCGACCCAAAGGTACGTCTTTTTTGCGTTCCAAAAGTTCATCGTCGTCTCTGGGATAATTTGGTTGCGTATCAGGTCCGGAAATCGCGTGCGTATTCTCGTACGGGGTTTGTTACCGATTCTGATGCGCTGCCCGCAACAAACTTTAAAAAATCAGACCCAATCCGATCCGCAGGGCAGGGCGATGAAGTACAGCAAGGAGGCCAAGCCCGAGagggcgggcggaggcggcgccggGGCGAGGGCCGTGCCGGTGGCGCTCATGCTGCTCCTCCTCTGCGGCTTCTCCTTCTACCTCGGCGGCATCTACAGCACCGGCCGCACCTTCACcttctcctccaccaccaccagcatCATCCCCATCGTTTCCACCACGAAACAGGAGGGCTCCGCGGTCGCGCTCGCCATTGCCAGGAACGGCAACGGCGACGACGAGGTGGAGTTCTCCGAGTGCCCCGCCGACTACCAGGACTACACCCCCTGCACCGACCCCAAGCGGTGGAGGAGGTACGGCAACTACCGGCTCAGCTTCATGGAGCGGcactgcccgccgccgccggagcgcgCCGTCTGCCTGGTGCCGCCGCCGCGGGGCTACAAGCCGCCCATCCGCTGGCCCAAGAGCAAGGACCAGTGCTGGTACCGCAACGTGCCCTACGACTGGATCAACAGCCAGAAGTCGAACCAGCACTGGCTCCGCAAGGACGGCGACCGCTtcaccttccccggcggcggcACCATGTTCCCCAACGGCGTCGGCGCGTACGTCGACCTCATGGCCGACCTGGTCCCCGGCATGAAGGACGGCAGCGTGCGCACCGCGCTCGACACCGGCTGCGGCGTCGCCAGCTGGGGCGGCGACCTGCTGGCCCGCAACATCCTCACCGTCTCCCTGGCGCCCAGGGACAACCACGAGGCGCAGGTGCAGTTCGCGCTGGAGCGCGGCATCCCGGCCATCCTCGGCATCATCTCCACGCAGCGCCTGCCCATCCCCTCGGCCTCCATGGACATGGCGCACTGCTCCAGGTGCCTCATCCCGTGGACGGAGTTCGGCGGGCTCTACCTCATGGAGATCCAGCGGGTGCTCCGGCCGGGCGGCTTCTGGGTGCTCTCCGGCCCGCCCATCAACTACGAGAACCGGTGGCACGGCTGGAACACCACGGTGGAGGCACAGAAGGCCGACTTCGACAGGCTCAAGAAGATGCTCGCCAGCATGTGCTTCCGGCTGTACAACAAGAAGGGCGACATCGCCGTGTGGCAGAAGTCCCTCGACGCCGGCTGCTACGACAAGCTGACGCCGGTGACCACCCCGGCCAAGTGCGACGACAGCGTGGACGCCGACGCGGCGTGGTACGTGCCCATGCGCTCCTGCGTGACCGCGCCCAGCCCCAAGTCCCGCGGCAAGGCGCTGCCCAAGTGGCCCCAGAGGCTGGGCGTCGCGCCGGAGCGCGTCTCCGTCGTccccggcggcagcggcagcgccaTGAAGCACGACGACGGCAAGTGGAAGGCGGCCACGAAGCACTACAAGGCGCTGCTGCCCGCGCTGGGGAGCGACAAGGTGCGGAACGTCATGGACATGAGCACCGTCTACGGAGGGTTCGCGGCGAGCCTCGTCAAGGACCCCGTGTGGGTCATGAACGTCGTCTCCTCCTACGGGCCCAACTCCCTCGGCGTCGTCTACGACAGAGGACTCATCGGCACCAACCACGACTGGTACGCATTACCTCTTCTTCCAACTGCATCCTGCTCGCCGTCAGATTTTAGAACATCCCCGTTGCTAGAATTGAATTAACCTGCTGATTCTTATTAGGTGCGAGGCCTTCTCCACGTACCCACGGACGTACGATCTGCTGCACGCCGACGGCCTCTTCACCGCAGAATCACACAGGTACGTAATGTGCTGCTGCCCACATATTCAGCAAGGAAGATCTCAAAGTTGCTGACCGTTTGTATCTGGCATTGCAGATGCGAGATGAAGTTTGTGCTCGTTGAGATGGACCGCATCCTTCGTCCGACCGGCTACGCTATCATCCGGGACAACCCCTACTTCCTCGACTCCGTGGCCTCCATCGCCAAGGGGATGAGATGGACCTGCGACAGGCACgacaccgagaacaaggagaatGAGAAGGAGAAGCTCCTCATCTGCCACAAGCAGCTCTGGTCGGCAAAGAAGGCATAGCTGCGAACCAGTAGCCGCAGTGACAAGAATTGACCATGATCCCAGTGGAAAGGCGAGGGTGATTCATAGTCGACACTTTGATAGAACAAGGGGGATTTCATAGTCATCAAAATAAATTACATGAGTAATATATATATAGTTTATATTATCATATTCATATAGGAGGATCCAATAGTTAGCTATTGATCACACAACAGTTGATTCTTTTTCTTTGCGGAAAGATCAGGGGAGGTAAAGTTTGGTGAGTCACCTGTAAGTTGTTATCCGAATACTGTATGCATGTCCCATAGCTAGTCGGTACTGTGATTGTAATCGAGCAATCAAGCGGGGTGGCTATAAATATTATTTATTCAAATATTTATGGAGAACCAAGTGATAGTGATGCAGTGTCATTCCTTGCCCCAGAGCAGCGATGAGTTAGTTGTGTGTTGCTGTCGGTCAGCCTGGTGCGGTGCAGCCAATGTGTACCTCACCCCAATCTCTTTGTTTTCTAGTTATACAGCCGTGTGTTTGTAACACTGACACTGCAGCTTTGAAGTAGTACATGATA
Proteins encoded in this window:
- the LOC123051008 gene encoding probable methyltransferase PMT21, which encodes MKYSKEAKPERAGGGGAGARAVPVALMLLLLCGFSFYLGGIYSTGRTFTFSSTTTSIIPIVSTTKQEGSAVALAIARNGNGDDEVEFSECPADYQDYTPCTDPKRWRRYGNYRLSFMERHCPPPPERAVCLVPPPRGYKPPIRWPKSKDQCWYRNVPYDWINSQKSNQHWLRKDGDRFTFPGGGTMFPNGVGAYVDLMADLVPGMKDGSVRTALDTGCGVASWGGDLLARNILTVSLAPRDNHEAQVQFALERGIPAILGIISTQRLPIPSASMDMAHCSRCLIPWTEFGGLYLMEIQRVLRPGGFWVLSGPPINYENRWHGWNTTVEAQKADFDRLKKMLASMCFRLYNKKGDIAVWQKSLDAGCYDKLTPVTTPAKCDDSVDADAAWYVPMRSCVTAPSPKSRGKALPKWPQRLGVAPERVSVVPGGSGSAMKHDDGKWKAATKHYKALLPALGSDKVRNVMDMSTVYGGFAASLVKDPVWVMNVVSSYGPNSLGVVYDRGLIGTNHDWCEAFSTYPRTYDLLHADGLFTAESHRCEMKFVLVEMDRILRPTGYAIIRDNPYFLDSVASIAKGMRWTCDRHDTENKENEKEKLLICHKQLWSAKKA